Proteins encoded in a region of the Flavobacteriales bacterium genome:
- a CDS encoding GLPGLI family protein yields MWIRALFLMTALGLSLFTSSEKSTSVEVQGKAYYFSKSKLDLGNWAARMSEAQKKQMQARLKNRLEKTYILSFNSNESIFEEEERVDAISGATDSWGSNFARGKQYKNVEANQLVQTQEFYGKRFLVKDKLQEIDWQMGTEAKQIGEYMCFKATAMVSASELAWYDFSWGDLNRSEEDDEAMTEVEAWYTLQIPIKQGPAEYWGLPGLILEVSAGNTVMLCSQIVLNPKEIVEIEAPSKGKEINKIDYRKTIQMKMIEMRDNRGRRMND; encoded by the coding sequence ATGTGGATTCGTGCATTATTCCTGATGACCGCATTGGGATTATCTTTATTTACTTCAAGTGAAAAATCAACCTCTGTAGAAGTTCAAGGTAAGGCTTACTATTTCTCGAAATCAAAACTTGATTTGGGGAACTGGGCAGCTCGAATGAGCGAGGCTCAAAAGAAACAAATGCAAGCCCGACTCAAAAATAGATTGGAGAAAACCTATATTTTAAGTTTTAACAGCAACGAATCCATTTTTGAAGAAGAAGAACGCGTAGATGCTATATCTGGAGCGACTGATTCTTGGGGAAGTAATTTTGCCAGAGGCAAACAGTACAAGAACGTAGAAGCCAATCAATTGGTCCAGACCCAAGAATTTTATGGAAAGCGTTTTTTGGTGAAAGACAAACTACAAGAGATCGATTGGCAAATGGGTACTGAGGCGAAACAAATAGGGGAGTATATGTGCTTTAAGGCGACGGCCATGGTGTCGGCATCAGAACTTGCTTGGTATGATTTTTCCTGGGGTGACTTAAATCGAAGTGAAGAAGATGATGAGGCAATGACCGAAGTTGAGGCCTGGTATACCCTTCAGATTCCAATCAAACAGGGGCCAGCAGAATATTGGGGGCTTCCTGGTTTAATTCTTGAAGTCAGTGCAGGAAATACCGTAATGCTTTGTTCACAGATCGTATTGAACCCCAAAGAGATTGTTGAAATAGAAGCTCCATCCAAGGGAAAAGAAATTAATAAAATCGATTACAGAAAGACCATTCAAATGAAAATGATTGAAATGCGTGACAATCGAGGTAGACGTATGAACGACTAA
- a CDS encoding SUMF1/EgtB/PvdO family nonheme iron enzyme: MYRFKFLVTGFLFLGFHLVFAQKEAYRLELPGTTQALEMVFIKGGNFQIGSPSSEKGHQRDESPQSNIEVASFWMASTETTWNLYQHFVDRDIDGESLQKKDQDLVDLDIDAISGATTPYVDMSFGMGTDDYPAIGMTQKAAVQFCKWLSALTGNFYRLPTEAEWEYACRAGSQTAYSHSDDASDLELYAWFEENSNGKYHKVGQKKPNAWGLYDMHGNIAEWTLDQYEIEAYKKLAKVKWNKPLKTYPKSVRGGSWIDSAEKLRSAARRGSDPQWKMRDPQIPKSEWWHTDAPFVGFRIVRPYQTPSKKEQELYWTTK; the protein is encoded by the coding sequence ATGTACCGCTTTAAATTTCTTGTCACAGGATTTTTATTTCTAGGATTTCACCTTGTCTTTGCTCAAAAAGAAGCCTACCGGCTAGAATTACCGGGCACTACTCAGGCTCTAGAAATGGTTTTTATAAAAGGCGGTAATTTTCAAATTGGCAGCCCGTCATCTGAAAAAGGGCATCAGCGAGATGAATCTCCTCAGTCTAACATTGAGGTCGCTTCTTTTTGGATGGCCAGTACTGAAACTACCTGGAATTTATACCAACATTTCGTAGACCGCGATATAGATGGTGAATCTCTTCAAAAAAAAGACCAAGACTTAGTCGATTTAGATATTGATGCCATAAGTGGAGCCACTACACCTTATGTCGATATGAGTTTTGGAATGGGAACCGATGATTACCCAGCCATTGGAATGACCCAAAAAGCGGCGGTTCAATTTTGCAAATGGCTCTCTGCGCTTACCGGTAACTTTTACCGTCTGCCTACTGAAGCAGAATGGGAATACGCCTGCCGTGCTGGATCCCAAACAGCATACAGCCATAGCGATGATGCTTCAGATTTAGAATTGTACGCCTGGTTTGAAGAGAACAGCAATGGCAAGTATCACAAGGTGGGGCAAAAAAAGCCAAATGCATGGGGCTTATACGATATGCACGGAAATATAGCAGAATGGACCTTAGATCAATATGAAATTGAAGCTTATAAAAAATTAGCTAAAGTCAAGTGGAATAAACCACTCAAGACCTACCCGAAATCAGTACGCGGGGGCTCATGGATAGACAGCGCCGAAAAACTGCGGTCTGCAGCAAGAAGAGGCTCTGATCCACAATGGAAAATGAGAGATCCCCAAATTCCCAAGAGTGAATGGTGGCATACCGATGCACCCTTCGTTGGATTTCGCATTGTCAGACCTTATCAAACCCCTTCTAAAAAAGAACAAGAACTATACTGGACGACTAAATAA